GGGCAGACACCGAGTCTCTAGCAGTGGGCAACACTGACACGAACGAGGTCTGAGCTCACACCCCAGGGAGCTGAGTTTTGGTTTTCCGTGAGAAGGTGATGTAGGAGGAACGTCTGAGGCCGGTGGAGGTCAGGAGACCCTGTCTCAGGCCTTTCCACTGTGGAAAGGCCCCCTGTCCTACACCAGTGGTGCCCAATTCCGGTTCTGTATCGCATTAAGCTGGGCAGCCTTTTGCCAAGTACAGGTGCCCTGCTGTATTCCGCAGGATTCCAATTCAGCAGACCTGGGGAACGGACCAACCATCTCTGTCTTTTGTAAAGTCACAGATTATTTTTTAGGTGCAGCCAGGATTGAAAGAGCATAAAATTTGGATTTGGGAAACCAGCTGTGGCTCTGGCATGGTACTTaacctgagtctgtttcctcctccacacacagggccatCACGCAGGAATCGGGTGAGAACCAATTAATTCTTGGAGAACGTGCCTTATGACACACTCCACAGGACACCCGCTCCTCAGCAGCAGCAGCCGGGCTCTTAGGGGGGTGTTTGATTggagatttcatttattttcatcctgCCAGGGGCGCTTAGGGGAGCGGGGAGCAGGTGTGCGTGGGATGAATTACCTGGAATGAGAAAATCTGGTTATCTGAAAACAGGAACAGTTCCAAAACCAGACTTCTCCAGAGCTGGCTTGTTTAACTTCCTTCACTTCTGCAACTTGGGTCCCTGTGGTTCCCGGCTGAGCCCAGGAAGAAAActgagggaagaaagaggaatatGCAGTTACCTCTGGGCAGGACAAACAGGACATGCTCCTCTGAACGGTGGTTTATAATATTTCCCCAGCAAGGATCCCTGTTACTATTTTGCCTTAATGGATTAATATCTTTAAATTTCATTACGATATTTCCCTAGATTTCATCACATTGTCAGCCAAAGGAACGGCCAGCTTGGACTTATCAGGGGAAGGGGGAATCTGTGTATCGTGTTTTAGAACAGACAGACAAGAAACTTAGGgtccagggagggaaggagacttaCAAAAAGGCACAGAATGAAAGTATCATTTGGGTTTTTAGTCATGTGCATACATTATGGTCCCAGTTCTTAAAAATAGCCACAGCTGGTTAATTATGAATGGCAGAGGCTTCCAGGGCCCTTAGAGACTGTGTGCTGAGGCAGGCGGACTCGGGGACTCACAGAGGTGGTGGTGGGAATTTGTTGAAGGCTGAAACCCGGTACCCGTGACTCAAGAGTTggaggtgctcagtgaatatttgctgaatggatggaCGGAAGCCTAAGTAGAGGGCAATACAGAAAATGGTAACAAATCTATCAGACTAATACCAGAGGTCCTGAAGAGGATAAACAATTATGAACAAGTAGCAACAtggaacattttaaaggaaataaatacatttcagtATGATCACAGTAACGCAAAACATTCATAAATTGCATGTATATGAATGAAGACCGAATCACaggaaaaaatggggaaaacttGAAAGAGAAGTTAGATGTATggtcacatatatatatgtacgtgtatATATGTCCTATATAAGTAGGCTTGCTTTAGCCTTTCCAAAATCAGAAAGGGCACAGCCAAGATATCCTTAAGGCGTGCATGTCTAGTTAACACGTGTTTTCCTTTGTCGTTTTGCTCCTCTGTGAAGGGTCTTCAGAATGGCCGCAGCCCCCCAGGCACCAGGGAGGGGCTCTGTGCGGAAGACCAGACCTTTACCTGTGAAGACATCATTGAACAACCCATATACCATCCGCTGGGGTGCCCTGGACAGGGAGGATATGCACTTCATACTACAGACCCTGGAGGACAGGATTAAATCTCTCGGACTTCAGAAGACTGAggacaggaagagaaagagaaagcagccCGCTTTGAAAACACAAAGCGCAGACACGTGCAGCATGGATGTGGACACTGGTGAGGGTCTGAAGGAGGAAAAGGCAGAAGGTGAGCCCCAGGCATCAGGGTGGACCCCAGCCGACGTCAGAAAGCAGCTTGCCATCGGCATCAACGAGGTCACTAGAGCCTTGGAGAGGAACGAGCTCCTCTTGGTCTTGGCGTGCAAGTCGGCCAAGCCGGCCATCGTCACCGCGCACCTGGTGCCGCTGAGCGCCAGCAGAGGTGTCCCTGCCTGCCAGGTGCCCCGGCTCAGCGAGAGGCTCGCACCCGCCATGGGCTTGACGTGCGTCCTGGCCTTGGGGTTCAAAAGAAACACCGCTGCGTTTGCGGAGGAAGTGAGGGCCATCATCCCCAGAGTCCCCCGTCTGGACGTGCCGTGGCTCCGAGACACACTTGAAGACCCCGGGGAGAACCCGGAGATGGAGTCTTTGGAAAGCCAAGACAAAGAGATTTTGGACACTTCCTTCGAAGACCTCTCTAAATCCAAGAGAAAGCTTGCTGAGG
The genomic region above belongs to Phocoena phocoena chromosome 2, mPhoPho1.1, whole genome shotgun sequence and contains:
- the RPP38 gene encoding ribonuclease P protein subunit p38, translating into MAAAPQAPGRGSVRKTRPLPVKTSLNNPYTIRWGALDREDMHFILQTLEDRIKSLGLQKTEDRKRKRKQPALKTQSADTCSMDVDTGEGLKEEKAEGEPQASGWTPADVRKQLAIGINEVTRALERNELLLVLACKSAKPAIVTAHLVPLSASRGVPACQVPRLSERLAPAMGLTCVLALGFKRNTAAFAEEVRAIIPRVPRLDVPWLRDTLEDPGENPEMESLESQDKEILDTSFEDLSKSKRKLAEGQQAAVLQPLKIKKLIPNPNKIRKPPKCKKTASK